The Paenibacillus sp. FSL R7-0345 DNA segment TTCAGCCGGATCACAACACCCTCAGACACCCCAAGATCGGCAAGCCGTCTCCGCAGAATAGGATTCATACCTTCAATTCTATAAATGGAACCTGCTGAGCCCGGTTGTAAGCGCAGTAAAGAGCAAGATGTAGAGGCCATTTAATAATCCCCCCCAAAAGAGACTGATAATCAATCTCATTAATTTCTTGTAATGTAGCATTTTGGCCGGGAATTGTCCGTGATTTTAATCATGGCTGCCCTGCAGCGAAAACAGATATGGAAGATAAGAGAATTAAACTTTACATTTTATTCTTCATTAAAGTATGATTGTACGATAATGATTGCATAGTAAGCTTATGCAGACGGCATTAATGAAGGATACGCTGAAGGGAGAACAAATTGTGAAGAATAATCAGAGTAAAATTGTCGATTGTACCATCCGTGACGGAGGCCTCGTTAATAATTGGGATTTCAGCATTGAGTTTGTACAGAAATTGTATGCCGGTCTGAACGAAGCCGGTGTTGAATATATGGAAATCGGCTATAAAAATTCCCCTAAACTGCTTAAGGGAGCGGAAAATGCCGGTCCATGGCGGTTTCTGAATGATGATTTTCTGCGCAAGGTTATTCCCCAGAAGGGCAACACCAAGCTGTCCGCGCTGGTTGATATCGGCCGGGTAGACGAGAATGATATCCTGCCGCGCAGTGAGAGCATGCTGGATCTGATCCGTGTAGCCTGCTACAGCAAGGATGTAGATAAGGCGCTGCAGCTGGTACAGATTTTCCATGACCGCGGATATGAAACCACCATTAATATTATGGCATTGTCTAACGTAATGGAGAATGAGCTGCTGGAAGCCTTTGATATGATCCGCGACAGTGTAGTAGACGTTGTATATATTGTAGATTCTTATGGCAGCCTTGATCACAACGATATTAAATACCTGGTGGACAAGTTCAAAACCCACCTTCCGAACAAACGCCTTGGCGTTCACACCCATAACAATCTGCAGCTGGCTTTCTCCAATACTCTTATTGCTGCTGAGCTCGGAGTAGAACTGCTGGATGCCTCCTGCTACGGAATGGGCCGTGCAGCTGGCAACTGTCCAACTGAGCTGCTGGTGACCCATCTGAAGAACACTAAATATACGCTGCGCCCGGTGCTTGATATTATTGAACAGCTGATGATTCCGCTCCGTGAAAAAGAAGAGTGGGGATATATCATCCCGTACATGATTACCGGTACGCTGGACGAGCATCCGCGCTCGGCAATGGCGCTTCGTGCATCTGAAGACAAGGATAAATCGGTTGATTTTTATGACAAGCTGACAACACCTGAGGTTACCTTCGGGGATAAATAGCTACTATCAGGGCAGAAGCACTGACCTCTATTCAGAGGCAGTGCTTTTTTCTTTTAGATTGTATAGCAGGAATGTAACTTTACGGGACTGTAAAGCCGATATTTATTAAAGGACTTGAATACAGACATTCATACTAATCATAGATATCATTTCAGACGCGAGGGACTTATGAGACAAGAAGAGAGAAAGACTATTCAGGCGGCAGTTATAGGGACGGTGCTGTTCCTTCTGATCCAGATTTTCCGGAATCCGCTTAGCCAGATTGAGAATCAGGATGTCATGCTGGCGCTCTACCTTATAATCGGCTGCTGTAATATAGCTTTCGGTTTTGCGATATTTGCCCAGGGCAGCCTGTTTTTCTCCGATACATTATCCAAATCCAGATTGTATATCTCCGCGCTCTTTTTAGGCGTCTGCATCTTTGATTTTTTACACACCCTGAGCTTTGTGGGCGTTCCGGCGATCTCCTCGATCATCAGTCCGGACCAGTCCCTATGGCTGTTAACCTTCTCGCGTCTGGTCAGCGCATGCGGCATATTGTTTATTTTCAGCAAGGAAGACGAACCGGTATCTATAAGAGGCAAGAAAAAGGTGTTCGGCGTGGCGCTTGCTGTTATCGCGGTCTCGCTGCTGGTGCTGGTCTTTAGCGATGTCCTTACACCGGGCTTGCAGACCTACTCCTGGCTGAGCACCGTCAAACATCTGATCGATATGGCGGTGCTGTTTATCTATCTGCTTAGTGTCGGAATGATCGTCTATCCCGGACGAATTGAAAAATCCGCTTCGCTGCTTATTATTATCCGTGCTTTAATCTTTTTCGCACTGGCCCAGGTCTTTTTCATGAACCTGCTCAGTGTTGGGGAGATGGATAATCTTTTTGGCATGCTCAGCAGCGGGGTCGCTTATTATCTGATGCTGACCGGAGTCTACCGGCTGACGATCGAAGAACCGTTCCATGAGAATCAGCAGGCTGAAGCAAGAATTAACTATCTGGCTTATCATGATGATCTGACAGGGTTGCCCAACCGGCGGCGGCTGATGCAGCGTGTGGAAGAGATGATGGCCCATAGTGTAAAAGCAAAAGGGAACGGCGGTTTCTCGGCGGTGGCCATCATGAACATTAACCACTTCAAAAATATCAATGACTCCCTGGGGCATAATGCCGGTGATCTTCTGCTGCAGCACGTGGCCCAGCGGATTCAGGATGAGGTAAAACTGCATGAGGAGCTGTTCAGCATGGGAGCGGATGAGTTTGCGTTCCTGATGACAGAACGGACAGGAGTAGAGAGCTGCCTGGTCCGCGCATCCAAGCTGCTGCAGCTGTTTGAAACACCGGTTCAGCTGGAATCGGGGGAGTATCATATTTCGTTAAGCCTGGGCATGAGCATTTATCCAGGAGATGGTAATACAGCAGAGCAGCTGATTCAGAATGCAGATACAGCTGTACATAATGCCAAAGAACAGAATGTTGATATCCGGCGCTATATCCCGTCCATGCAGATGAAAGCCAAAGAGCGTCTGAAGCTGGAGAATGACCTGCGCCGGGCGCTGGAGCGGGATGAGTTCTATCTCGTCTATCAGCCTCAGGTACTGCTTGAGACAGAAGAGATTGTCGGCATGGAGGCACTGCTGCGCTGGGAGCATCCCAAACGGGGAAACGTGTCTCCTGTAGAATTTATACCCATTGCTGAGGAGAGCGGACTGATTGTGCCGATCGGCGATTGGGTGCTTAGAACAGCCTGCAAGCAGAATAGAGACTGGCAACTGAAGGGATACCGTCACATCTGCGTATCCATTAACTTGTCCATGCGCCAATTTTTGCAGCCGAACCTCGCAGGCAGAATAGATGCCCTTCTGCAGGAGATCGGACTAGATCCGCGTTATGTTGATCTGGAGATCACGGAAAGCATGACTTTGGATAAAGAGACAGCATTTGACCAGCTTAACCGGCTGAAGCGGCTGGGGGTGTTCATCAGCATCGACGACTTCGGCACTGGCTACAGCTCGCTGCATTATCTGAAAAATATGCCGATTGACCGGCTGAAGATTGACCGTTCCTTCGTTTCTGATGTGATGGAAGACAGCAATAATGCGGCGATTGTTTCTACGATTACGTCCATGGCTCATCACCTGAAGCTGAAGGTAACGGCAGAGGGCGTGGAGAACAAGGAACAGCTGCAATTTTTGCGTCAGCAGCATTGTCATGAGGCTCAAGGCTATCTGTTCAGCAAACCCATCAAAGCAGCAGAATTTGAAGCGTCTTTCCTGAAGCCTTTGCTCGGCCTGCCGATGTAAATGTAAAATGCAAAAGCCAAAGGGTTGCATTTTATTCTGTGGAATGATACAATATTTTTTGTATCCTCGCGGGTGTAGTTCAATGGTAGAACTTCAGCCTTCCAAGCTGATAGCGTGGGTTCGATTCCCATCACCCGCTCCAATATGACATTTTCAAACCCTTGCCCTGCAAGGGTTTTTTTGCGTCCATTTTGCGCCTATAGAGTGGAATAAATAACACTGTATATTAACCCAGTCAATGCAGAGCCCCCAGGCATATCTTAAGCTGTACCCACTTGCAAAGGAGGAAGGAATCCATGAGCGAGAACGTTGCAGGTTATGGCGGAGGATTTGGCGGTATGACATCTACTGCTGCAATTCTGGTCCTGTTTATTCTGCTGGTTATCATCTCCAAGGCATTTGTACTGTAGTTCCAAAAAATAATAAGCCAGGGTTTCCGCGCGGTTGGCGGAGACCCTGGCTTTATTGGTGTGTCAGACCGGATTAGACGGTCTTCAGAAACTCGACAATGGTCAGCAGGCCCTTGTCAAAGTTCTCCAGGTTGAAGTGCTCATCCGGAGCATGCAGGTTCTCGTCATCCAGGCCAAAGCCCATTAGGACAACCGGTGCCTTCAGGATACGGGAGAAGCTCTCCATGATCGGAATCGAGCCGCCGTCTTTGGTGAAGAGGGCGCGTGTACCGTAGACTTTGCCAAAAGCATCTGCTGCGGTCTGCAGAATCGGATCGGACGGATCAATATTGAAGGCGCGCGCTTTTTCCATCTGCTTCACCTTTACGGTAGCGCCTTTCTGGATGTTAGCCTTCAGGTGCGCTTCCACAGCATCAAGGATATGCTGCGGGTCCTGGTCGCCTACGAGGCGGCAGGTGATTTTGGCATGGGCTTCCTTCGGAATGACAGTCTTGCTGCCTTCGCCCTGGAATCCGCCGTAGACGCCGTTAAGCTCAAGGGTCGGACGGGCGCCTACACGCTCAACAAAGCTGTAGCCTTCTTCACCGTAGAGCTGCTCCAGACCGAGGGATGCTCTGATCTTCTCTTCGTTCACGCCCTGCTTGGCGAATTCCTCGCGCAGCAGCGCAGACAGCTCAGGCACCCCCTGATAGAAGCCTTCCACAGCTACACGCCCCTGTTCATCATGCAGGGAGCTGAGCAGGGACACCAGAGCATGAAGCGCATTAGGGACACCGCCGCCGTATGAGCCGGAGTGCAGATCCGTTGAAGCCGTGTGAACAGTGACCTCCATGGAGCAGAGACCGCGCAGTCCGGTACAGATCGCCGGGCGTCCGCGTTCCAGCAGCGCTGTATCGGAGACAAGCACAGCGTCAGCCGCCAGCTTGTCCTGGTTGGCTTCCAGGAACGGAGGCAGGTTCACGCTGCCGATTTCTTCTTCGCCTTCGATGCAGAGCTTGATGTTAACAGGGAGAGTGCCTTCCTGCTTGAGAATGGCTTCAATTGCCTTGATGTGCATGAACACCTGGCCCTTATCGTCGGTTGCTCCGCGTGCATAGAGCTTGCCGTCACGGATCTCCGGCTCAAACGGAGGGGTTGTCCAGAGATTCAGCGGATCAACAGGCTGTACATCATAGTGGCCGTAAACCAGAACTGTCGGTTTACCGGGAGCATGCAGGTAGTCCGCATAAACAACGGGATGACCTGCCGTAGGGTGGATCTCGATGTTCTCCAGTCCGGCGCGCTTCAGGGTTTCAGTCAGCCAGGCAGCGGCGGATTGAACATCCTCCTTGTGTGCGGAAAGAGCAGAAATACTTGGAATGGACAGCCATTGCTTCAGTTCAGCCAGCTGGGCTTCACGCTCAGCCTGAAAATATTGTTCATAGGACATAAGGGATATGTACCTCCTTGGAGTTTCGCTGCGCATAACCGTCAGGTAAAGCTTAAAACCTCAAACCGGGCCGTTAATTGACCACCGGCTGGTTTGGCAGTGTAATGCCTTCATTATACTGAAGAAGCTCCCGGAATCAAAGCAGTCCTGCAGTTATTGATTACGCCCCATAACCATGCTAGACTTAACTGACTTATGAGCAGACAGGAGCGGAAGTGACAGTGTCAGTAAACATGGAACCAGGCAAGGAACAGGAAGGGCAATTGAACCGGCAGGAAGCAGATCCTGCTTATATTTATACGTATGCGTGCTCAGGGGACGAGCAGGATTTATGCGGGATGGAGCTGCGCTGCCTGTTCGGTAAGAATATTCCGCAGGGGATTTTCGGGAGCGGAATCTGGGTTGAGCCCAGCCGCAGCCCGTTCATCAAGGAAATGATCGAGGTCATGTACACAGGCGACAGCCTGCCGGAGATTTATGATCAGACGGAGCAGGTTGAGCTGAACGGGAAGACGTTTAAGGTTATTTTTGTGAAGACCAACGATCTGCCGCCTGAGCAAAAAATAGAATACAACGAACGCAGAGTGATTGAGCGGGAAATCGGCCTGCGGATTGAAGGCGAGGCGGACGTCAACCGTCCGGAGCTGGTATACGGCATCGTAACCCTGGGCGGCCGCTGGTATTTTGGAACCTACCACAAAAATAATGCGACCTGGTTCCGCCAGATCAAGAAGCCGCGCAGCTATTCGATTGCCCTTAGCACAAGGGTTGCCCGCGCTGCAGTTAACATGGCTGTACCGCAGCCGGACGGTATCCGGGCCATTGATCCCTGCTGCGGTATCGGGACGGTTATGATCGAAGCGCTATCCATGGGAATCGATATCGTCGGCCGGGACATCAATCCGTTTATCGCCCAGGGAGCGCGGACCAACATTGCCCATTTCGGCTTCGACGCCCCGGTTACCTTAGGTGATATCGCAGATATTACGGAGCATTATGATGCAGCCATTGTGGACATGCCTTATAATCTGTACTCCAGTATTACACCTGAGGAGCAGTTCGACATTCTCGTCAACGCCCGCAGAATTTCTGACCGGGTTGTCATTGTGGCGATTGAGGCGATGGATGAGATGATCAGCAAGGCCGGATTCGAGATTATCGACCGTTGTGTAGCCCGCAAAGGGGCTTTTTCCCGTCATTTGATGCTGTGCGTATAAAGGTGACCCGTCACCATATCCTATCTTTGGAGTGGAGGTACCAGCTATGGAAGAGAAATGGTTAACCTGGGCCAAGGAGATTCAAGCCATTGCCCAGACCGGGCTTGCCTATGCGAAGGATGTCTACGACATTGAACGTTACCAGACGCTGCGTGAGCTGAGTGTAGATATTCTGGCGAACTATACCTATGAGAGCAAGGAGAAGATCCGGCTCGCTTTTGCTACGGATGAGGGATACTGTACGCCCAAGGTGGATATCCGCGGGGTGATTTTTAAGGACAATAAGATTCTGCTGGTCCGGGAAAAGCTGGACGGGAATTGGGCGTTACCCGGGGGCTGGGGGGATATCGGTCTGTCGCCGAGTGAAGTAGCGGTTAAGGAGATTGCCGAAGAGTCGGGGTATGAGGCGGAAGCGGTGCGGCTGCTGGCGGTGCTGGACAAAAAATTTCATGATCATCCGCCGGAGCCGTATCATGTCTATAAATTTTTTATTTTGTGCCGGATTACGGGCGGGGAAGCGGCGGGAGGCGTGGAGACGTTCGGGGCAGGCTTCTTTGCTGAGGATGAGCTGCCTGAGCTGTCGCAGGAACGGAACACCGCAGAGCAGATCAGGACCATGTTCGAATTCTTAAAAAATCCCGAAAAGCCAGTCATATTAGACTAATTCTGCGCATATAATGTAGTGCAGGGCTATTATAAGTTTTATTAGACAAAAATTGGTTAATAATTATTATGAAAGCAGTTACAAAGTAAGCCGCTGAGCCTTTGTATCTAAAAATTAGTTGCGGAAATTCTACCTTTTTAGGCCAGGCGGTCTACATTTTTTCCTCTACTGTGACGATAAGATATTTTAGGAGGGGATCGCAATGGAACAAGAAGAGTTAAGACTTCCGCTTAAACAGGATACTGCGGCACGTCCTGCCGAGGGCAATATCGCTGCCGGACTGGTATGGGGTGTTCTGATCAGCATTCCCTTATGGATCTCGGTAATCGGCTGGATCATGGGGATATGGCGGTAATTATTACTTTAAATAATAGGCACTCCAAATAAACTTATAAGACTTATAGGAATGAAGGCTGCCTCTTAGAGAAGAAGCGGCCTTTTTGAATTGCATTTCAGAATGGACCTCTGAAGAATTAGAGAAGCGGTTGACAGGCTGATATTTAGGATGAAGGAGATTGGTTATGAACAACATATTACTGGAATCGCATAGTATCTTTGGAACTCCGGATATTATAGAAACATCCGCTTATTATGAACAAAAGCTGGGATTCCGGGCAATATCCTATTTGGATACACAGGAACCCCATATCTGCCTGTACCGGGATTCCACTGAGATTATTCTAACGGATTCCGGCGGACGTCCGGTTATCCCTAACCGGGAGCTGTACGGTTACGGATATGATGCTTACTTCATTACCCGAAATCAGGACGCGCTGCAGGATGCGCTCGAGGCTGCAGGCGTAAAGTTCATCCGCAAATTAACCGATACGGATTACGGTAACCGTGACTTCGTGATAGAGGACATTGATGGACGGTGGATTGCATTCGGTATTAAGCAGTCCTGAGTACATACGAATCATGAATAAAAGAGGCTGCGCCCCTGGTGAAGGAGCACAGCCTCTTTGGTTGCTGTCTAGGGGAGCGGCTTCACATGCACTACACGGAAGTTCTCGCATACGACCGGCATTGCCGGATCGAACGACATGCCGTAACGCTGGAATTCTCTTGTAAAATAAACCTCGTGCTCATAGCGCCACGACTCCAGTGAGCGGTCATCCTCGCCCTCGGAATAGGCGAACTCTGCTGTAACTTCATTGAAGGGGACGGTCTCGATACGGGTGGTTTCAATAATCGCCCGCGGCGCGCCTGCTCCATCCAGCAGAATGGAATATCCCCCGGTGAAGGGCAGGCTGATGCCCTGTTGTTCATACACTGTCTTATTGGAGGCGGTCCCTGTCTTGATTCCCTGCAGCACCAGCTCCAGAAGCTGATCCGCAAGCCTCGGGCTGTCGCCGAAAGCCCAGGCGCTGTCGTATTTATCCGCGGCCTCAGGGTGCTCCTCTACGTAAGTCTTCCAATATTCTGATATTGCTGTGTTTTCGGTCATTACACTCACCTTTATCTTTTTATTAATTAGCGGTCAAAAGATTTCTGCCGGTATTACTGCTCCGCATCGCTCATCCAGGCTGCATAGAGCTCATCCAGGCCGGCCTGCTCCGTGTCACGGGTAAGCTGCAGGTCAGCCAGCTTCACGGCATCACTGGCGATAGCAGGGTCCAGCATTTCAGCGTCAATCCGGCCGATCCGCTCCTCTGCAGCGGATATTTCCTGCTCCCAGGCGGTGGTTGAACGCGGCTTACGGGAGGAAGCTGCGCTGCTTGCAGAGACCGGAGCGTTGTACTGGGGACTGCTCTTGCCGGCAGGTTGGCTGCCGTTAGCGGCAGGCAGGCTGGAGGCAGCAGCACGCTCCGCCTGCTTCTCCTTGTAATACTCGTAGTTTCCGTTAAAGGCATGGAACCGGCCGTCTTCAATCAACCAGAGCTTGCCGAAGCAGCGGTTAATGAAATAGCGGTCATGGGAAACAGCCAGTACCGTACCCTGGAATTCCTCGAGAGCCTCTTCCAGCGCTTCCCTGGAGTCGATGTCCAGGTGGTTGGTCGGCTCATCCAGGATAAGCAGGTTCGGCCGGCGGTGCATCAGCACCGCGAAGCGCAGCCGCGTCCATTCTCCGCCGGACAGATTGGCGACGGTTTTGAAGACATCGCCGCCGTAGAAGAGGAAGCGTGCCAGCTGTCCGCGGGCCTCGCCTTCCTCCATGCCCACTTCCTCGCGGAAGTAGCGGAGCACGGACAGCTTGCCGTCCTCGGGCACAGCCTCCTGGGCAAGATAACCGACGGCCGCCCGCGAGCCGAGCGTACAGCTGCCGCTGTCCGGTGTCTCCTGGCCGAGGATCATCCGCAGCAGCGTGCTCTTGCCGGCACCGTTGCCGCCGATCAGGGCGGCCGTTTCGCCGTATCTCAGAATGTCACTGGCACCTGTGAATAGGGTACGGCTGCCGTAGCTTTTGCTGATCCGGTCGAGGATAACAGCCTGATTGCCGGTCCGGTCCTCCTGCTGCAGTTGCAGATCTATTGCTTTGCGCTCCAGAATCGGACGTTTGATCTTGACCATCCGGTCCAGCGCCTTCTGCATCGAAGCAGCCCGGCGGTGGAAGGAAGGGTTAGGCGGATTGGAGCGGTTGCCCCATTCAATCAGGCGCTTGATGCTTTCCTGCATCTGCTTAATCTTCTTCTGCTGCTCCTGGTAATCGGCGAACTGCTGGAGCAGCCGGGCTTCCTTCTCCACCTGATAGCCGCTGTAGTTGGTGTGATAGGTGATGGCTTCACCGTCTTCAATCTCGACTACCTTTTTGACTACGGCATCCAGAAAATAGCGGTCATGCGAAATCGCCAGCACAGTGCCTTCGTAGGCCAGAAGATATTGCTCCAGCCATTCGATGGCTCCCATATCCAGGTGGTTGGTCGGCTCATCGAGCAGCAGAACATCCGGGCGGCGCAGCAGCAGCTCGGCCAGTCCGACCTTGGTTTTCTCC contains these protein-coding regions:
- a CDS encoding FeoA family protein; amino-acid sequence: MASTSCSLLRLQPGSAGSIYRIEGMNPILRRRLADLGVSEGVVIRLKGKGPFMGPITLECNGQLLAIRRKEASMIEVNVS
- a CDS encoding aldolase catalytic domain-containing protein; translated protein: MKNNQSKIVDCTIRDGGLVNNWDFSIEFVQKLYAGLNEAGVEYMEIGYKNSPKLLKGAENAGPWRFLNDDFLRKVIPQKGNTKLSALVDIGRVDENDILPRSESMLDLIRVACYSKDVDKALQLVQIFHDRGYETTINIMALSNVMENELLEAFDMIRDSVVDVVYIVDSYGSLDHNDIKYLVDKFKTHLPNKRLGVHTHNNLQLAFSNTLIAAELGVELLDASCYGMGRAAGNCPTELLVTHLKNTKYTLRPVLDIIEQLMIPLREKEEWGYIIPYMITGTLDEHPRSAMALRASEDKDKSVDFYDKLTTPEVTFGDK
- a CDS encoding EAL domain-containing protein translates to MRQEERKTIQAAVIGTVLFLLIQIFRNPLSQIENQDVMLALYLIIGCCNIAFGFAIFAQGSLFFSDTLSKSRLYISALFLGVCIFDFLHTLSFVGVPAISSIISPDQSLWLLTFSRLVSACGILFIFSKEDEPVSIRGKKKVFGVALAVIAVSLLVLVFSDVLTPGLQTYSWLSTVKHLIDMAVLFIYLLSVGMIVYPGRIEKSASLLIIIRALIFFALAQVFFMNLLSVGEMDNLFGMLSSGVAYYLMLTGVYRLTIEEPFHENQQAEARINYLAYHDDLTGLPNRRRLMQRVEEMMAHSVKAKGNGGFSAVAIMNINHFKNINDSLGHNAGDLLLQHVAQRIQDEVKLHEELFSMGADEFAFLMTERTGVESCLVRASKLLQLFETPVQLESGEYHISLSLGMSIYPGDGNTAEQLIQNADTAVHNAKEQNVDIRRYIPSMQMKAKERLKLENDLRRALERDEFYLVYQPQVLLETEEIVGMEALLRWEHPKRGNVSPVEFIPIAEESGLIVPIGDWVLRTACKQNRDWQLKGYRHICVSINLSMRQFLQPNLAGRIDALLQEIGLDPRYVDLEITESMTLDKETAFDQLNRLKRLGVFISIDDFGTGYSSLHYLKNMPIDRLKIDRSFVSDVMEDSNNAAIVSTITSMAHHLKLKVTAEGVENKEQLQFLRQQHCHEAQGYLFSKPIKAAEFEASFLKPLLGLPM
- a CDS encoding YjcZ family sporulation protein codes for the protein MSENVAGYGGGFGGMTSTAAILVLFILLVIISKAFVL
- a CDS encoding dipeptidase, whose product is MSYEQYFQAEREAQLAELKQWLSIPSISALSAHKEDVQSAAAWLTETLKRAGLENIEIHPTAGHPVVYADYLHAPGKPTVLVYGHYDVQPVDPLNLWTTPPFEPEIRDGKLYARGATDDKGQVFMHIKAIEAILKQEGTLPVNIKLCIEGEEEIGSVNLPPFLEANQDKLAADAVLVSDTALLERGRPAICTGLRGLCSMEVTVHTASTDLHSGSYGGGVPNALHALVSLLSSLHDEQGRVAVEGFYQGVPELSALLREEFAKQGVNEEKIRASLGLEQLYGEEGYSFVERVGARPTLELNGVYGGFQGEGSKTVIPKEAHAKITCRLVGDQDPQHILDAVEAHLKANIQKGATVKVKQMEKARAFNIDPSDPILQTAADAFGKVYGTRALFTKDGGSIPIMESFSRILKAPVVLMGFGLDDENLHAPDEHFNLENFDKGLLTIVEFLKTV
- a CDS encoding RNA methyltransferase, with protein sequence MEPGKEQEGQLNRQEADPAYIYTYACSGDEQDLCGMELRCLFGKNIPQGIFGSGIWVEPSRSPFIKEMIEVMYTGDSLPEIYDQTEQVELNGKTFKVIFVKTNDLPPEQKIEYNERRVIEREIGLRIEGEADVNRPELVYGIVTLGGRWYFGTYHKNNATWFRQIKKPRSYSIALSTRVARAAVNMAVPQPDGIRAIDPCCGIGTVMIEALSMGIDIVGRDINPFIAQGARTNIAHFGFDAPVTLGDIADITEHYDAAIVDMPYNLYSSITPEEQFDILVNARRISDRVVIVAIEAMDEMISKAGFEIIDRCVARKGAFSRHLMLCV
- a CDS encoding NUDIX hydrolase; this encodes MEEKWLTWAKEIQAIAQTGLAYAKDVYDIERYQTLRELSVDILANYTYESKEKIRLAFATDEGYCTPKVDIRGVIFKDNKILLVREKLDGNWALPGGWGDIGLSPSEVAVKEIAEESGYEAEAVRLLAVLDKKFHDHPPEPYHVYKFFILCRITGGEAAGGVETFGAGFFAEDELPELSQERNTAEQIRTMFEFLKNPEKPVILD
- a CDS encoding VOC family protein; translated protein: MNNILLESHSIFGTPDIIETSAYYEQKLGFRAISYLDTQEPHICLYRDSTEIILTDSGGRPVIPNRELYGYGYDAYFITRNQDALQDALEAAGVKFIRKLTDTDYGNRDFVIEDIDGRWIAFGIKQS
- a CDS encoding ASCH domain-containing protein, whose product is MTENTAISEYWKTYVEEHPEAADKYDSAWAFGDSPRLADQLLELVLQGIKTGTASNKTVYEQQGISLPFTGGYSILLDGAGAPRAIIETTRIETVPFNEVTAEFAYSEGEDDRSLESWRYEHEVYFTREFQRYGMSFDPAMPVVCENFRVVHVKPLP
- the abc-f gene encoding ABC-F type ribosomal protection protein, which translates into the protein MIISCQNVQKYHGAQLVLSDITFDIRQGEKIGLIGRNGCGKTTLFRLLSGEERADQGQISIRRGSVVGLLAQIQEAGTGETVYAVLQRSFAESLAWQSRLRELEQQMSSLDAGTDEAAWNRLLKEYGVLQEKFEAAGGYEIDASIQRVASGLGIAAAQYDREFTSLSGGEKTKVGLAELLLRRPDVLLLDEPTNHLDMGAIEWLEQYLLAYEGTVLAISHDRYFLDAVVKKVVEIEDGEAITYHTNYSGYQVEKEARLLQQFADYQEQQKKIKQMQESIKRLIEWGNRSNPPNPSFHRRAASMQKALDRMVKIKRPILERKAIDLQLQQEDRTGNQAVILDRISKSYGSRTLFTGASDILRYGETAALIGGNGAGKSTLLRMILGQETPDSGSCTLGSRAAVGYLAQEAVPEDGKLSVLRYFREEVGMEEGEARGQLARFLFYGGDVFKTVANLSGGEWTRLRFAVLMHRRPNLLILDEPTNHLDIDSREALEEALEEFQGTVLAVSHDRYFINRCFGKLWLIEDGRFHAFNGNYEYYKEKQAERAAASSLPAANGSQPAGKSSPQYNAPVSASSAASSRKPRSTTAWEQEISAAEERIGRIDAEMLDPAIASDAVKLADLQLTRDTEQAGLDELYAAWMSDAEQ